GTGCCGCCAACCACATCTAAGTTTCTCCAAAAATCTGATTCGGATCTATTTCCAAGAACTTGCAAAATCTTTTGCGTATTCTGCGAAAGAAATCGGGTTTTTTCCTGTTAGGGTTTTGACAGTGTCAAGAATTGGAGCAGAAAATCCTTCTTTCAGTGCACCAGCAATCATCACAAGAAAAGCAGCATAATCTTTCGATAGCCCTGCTGAAACAAGTGAGGATTCAAAGACTTTTGGATCAACATCAACATATTCAATATTTTTTCCACTTACACTTGTTAAGTGTTTTGCAACTTCATTATGATCGATGGACTCTGGGCCAGTCAAGGTGAAGGCTTGGTTGTCGTATTTTGTCGTTGTAAGAAGTACTGCAGCAACAGAGGCAATGTCTCTTGCATCGATAAAACTTGTTTTTGCATTTCCACCAGGAAAGTAAATTTTTTGGTCTTGTTTGATACCGGCAATCCAGAAGGTATGGAAGTTTTGCATAAACCAGTTAGGACGAATGATATTCCATGGAATCCCTGCTCCTTCTAACAAAATCTCTGTTTTGCGAAAGGGCGCTTCTGGTGGCGCATGGTCCACACCCATTGCCGTCATAAGAACTAATTTTTTTAAACGGACTTGTTTTGCTTTTTCAATCCATGGAGAAAGGATTTCAAATTGGTTGGTTTGGCCCGGAGGACTTAAAAAATAAGCTGCGTCCACTTGTTCCAAAACTTCTAATCCTTTTGTAAGGTTGGATGAATCAGCAAATACCCAATGCAAATTGGCGCTGTTTTTTTGGGCTTCTGGTTTTCTGGATCCTGCCCAGACTTCATGCCCCTGTTTTTGTAATTCGGCAACGAGATGGCCCCCAACAAGTCCTGAACCACCATAAACAAATACTTTCATACGATATCCTTGATTTTGGATTTAAATCCTTTATTGTTCCTCTATGATACCGAAGATTTTCTATACTGTCTATGTCATAAAATATTAAAAATATATCCAATCGTATAAAATAGTAGACCTTTGGGTGGATTTGGAAAAATGGGGGTATGGATCTACTATCGGATATTCTCTCCTCTGCCGGTTGGACAAATGACCTGCTCTCCAAAGGCCAAATATACCAAAGTTTTGGATTTCATTTCCCCTGTGAAAAGAGTGGGGGGTTCCATGTTGTAACACAAGGTAGTTGTTATGCGAGAATGGGAAATACGATGATTCCCTTGCATAAAGGGGATTTGATATTCATTACCAGGGGAACCAATCATGAATTATTGTCCGATCCAAAAGCAAAAGTAGTCACCATTGAACGTTTTTTAGGTGAAAAGAAAACACAGATAAAAAATGAAAAACCAGTTACGACTTTTGTTTCTGTGAGATACGAAGTTCCACCAGGACCTGTCCACCCATTGTTTTTGGAATTACCTGAATATATACATATTCCTTATGAAACGATTCAAGCTCATCATGCACTCGGAGACATTATTCAAATCCTTTCCAGAGAATTAGAATTGAATTTAGGAACTGATTTGATCGTCCAAAGATTAACAGACATTTTATTATATTATTTGTTAAGGATGTGGTTAAACAATCATGTTAATTCACAGGTCGGATGGATTAAGGCATTCCATGACACATTGGTTTTGTATGCATTGGAAAAATTGCATAATGGATATAGCAAAGAGTGGACGATTGAATCCTTAGCTAAGGAAACTGGAGTTTCTCGAGCAAATCTTGCAAACCGATTTCGAGATGTTTTAGGTATTCCTCCAATGGAATATCTGACAAAACTTAGAATGGAAAAGGCAAAAGAATTATTCCAAAAAGGAAATATTGGATTGGAAGAAGTTGCACAAAATGTTGGTTACGCATCCGCTTTTTCTTTTTCGAAAGCTTATAAACGAATTTATGGAAATTCACCGAGCCGTGAGTGGAAACGAGTTGTTTAATAACGATTTAATATTTTCTAATTGGTTTTTTTTGGGTAAAAATTCTGGATGATTGCGAAACACTTCTGCTGCTTTTCGGATTTTTGAAGTATTTACCATCATTGGTTTTGTTTCTTTCCATCTACCATCTAGTTTCATTTGTTCCGATAGTTTGAGATAGGATTTTATTCTTCCGGCTCTTGTCGCATACCCAATTCGATTGGGACAATGGCAAGGGTTCTCAGCTTTTGTGAGTCCACATTCTTTCCCAAGAAATGTTTCCATTTGTTTTCTGGATCTGGATAACTTTTGGCGGAACGCTTCTGGACGAATTCCCATAACGGAAGCACCTTCTTCACTGGAAGTTTGAAATACTTCTCCTAAAAGATAAGCCATTCGATATGGCCTTGATAGACCTTGTAACATAGAATAGGTGCAAGCCACCTGAACATGTAAAACAAGTTCAGAAACATTGGGAGATGATTCTTCTTCTAGTGTAATGGTTGGAAATTCTGATGGAGAGTAGTAAGACTTTTGCGTTCGGTGTAATTCTTCACGGATGGCACGTAGGTGAATTTTCCTTCGTTCCATTTTTGATTTTTGTACATTGATCAAATGGTTACTAGCGATTTGATAGATCCAGGTAGAAAGTTTGCTTTCTTTCCGGAAACTACTTAAGTTCGTAATCACTTTCACCAAAATTTCTTGAGTGGCGTCTTCCGCATCTTCTGGATTCCATAAAAACTTCAACGCCAAGGAAAATAATTTTGGTTGGAAGATTTGAATTAATTCTTCCAATGCTTTTGTTTTTCCAGCAAGTGAACTTTCTAATAATAAAAGATGCGGATCGTCTATCATTGATTTTTGTTTGTTAGGTAATGTAGTACGAGAGCGAGGAATGCAGGCAACCCTTGCGAAAACAAAATTGAAAATTTGGCAGTTGCTGAACCGTAAATTCCAGCCACAACCACACAAATGAGAAAAAACAAGATGGTTTGGAATTTTTGGCTTTGGTCTTTGATAAAGAATAAAGCCCAAAAAAGTCCAGCCGCCAAAAAGCCATTATAGAGGCCTTGGTTTTTTGCAAGTTTTGCCGTAATTTCTGCTGTTTCCGGTGTTAACTGAAAAATTTTCATCCCTAGATCGGTTTTCCAAAGGAACATTTCCAATACCAAAATGAACACGTGTTCTACTGCAACAAATGCAGTTAGAATGAAGGAAGTGAGTTTCATCGAATTCTCCTAAAGAACAGTTTTTCTATTGGGACAATTGATCTTACCTTTTGTGACAGATTGGGAAGAAAAAAATAAAAAAAACGTGATCCAATAAAGGGACTCCGTCTGCCTTTTCCATTGAAATTCAGATCGTTCTTAAGATTCTAAGGAGTGGAAAAGGGATAAACTTATGGTTCTTCATTCATGGGCCTTGTCGTCAATTCCAATACTCCCAATTCGGTACTTAGGTCTAAAACATTTTTCAATCGAACCATCCTTCCCCCACAGGCTTCCGTTGCTGCAATTGTATATTGCAGGGGTTCTGTTGTTGCGGGATAATTGTAAAAGCTAGTTTCATAATGAATGGATTGGTATCGTCCGGTATCCCCAGCTATATTTAAAGTTGTTCGCTGGTACGGATTAGATCCATTTCCCGTTGTTGGAATAGTAAACCCAGTATAATGGCTTCCATCTTCTAACGAAAAACCAAATGATTTTATTGTATTTGTTTCTGAAACATAACCAATGATAGTTGGAATTTCTAAAGTATCGATTGTAGTTGAACCAAGAAATTGGTTCCAAATCAAATTTCCGTTCCAATCAAATTTAGAAAAAATATTATTTCGAAAATTAGTTGATGTAGGATATAGTTGGTAAGAATGAAAAGAGGTTCCGAAGTCTCCAGCATTGATCCCTGTGGTGTATACTCCATCTTGTGCTGGTGCAATTCCATAGATGACACCAATCGTAAAACTTGCACCGATGGATCCGAGATAAGTTTTATTCGTTATAGAAAAATCTGCAATTGAAAGTTTTGTCACCATTGGCCTTTGGTAATAGTAAGAAGGCAATGGATGCCCGGTGGATCCAACATAATTGTCATCAGCAGCTCCAAAAAGAAGGATAGAGTGGTCTGGACCGTAGGCGGCATTTAAGACAAAAACCCTTCCATAAGATGGTAAATATCTTTGTCTGATGGGTTGTCCTTGAGAAGAAATCATTCCCCATCCGATTTCCTCTACACCAGTATTACTTGCATAGGAAGCTACTTCCATCGTTGGGAACTCGCCAAATCCAAAAGTATCGGGAGTCGCAGAAATTCCACGTCCATTGAAAAATAAATGTATGTTGTCCATTGCATCTGTTACCAGTGCAAATCGATTTTCAACGATCGAATTATCCGTTTTATCTAAGTAAGTACTCCATACACGACTTCCACTTGCATTGTAACGAACAAGAAACAATGAATTGGCATTAGATTTGGGGGAAAGAGGATTTCCTTGTTCTGCACTTTTGATATATGCAGTGGCTACCACATCCCCATTAGATAATTCGGTGATCGGTGCTGATTCTTTTTTATCCGAAGAAGAAACGAGTTGGCCCATATAATCCAACCATTCAATTTGGAATGTCCTTCCATTGACTAAAAATACAATCACATTCAGATCGGTTCCAGGTGTACCTGTAAAAGAAAAATTTTTCCCAGTGGTTTTTCCATTCCAAACTACTTCTTCAAAAACTCCTGCAGTGACTAAAAAGTTTCCATTTTTGAGTTTGAGTAATTTGTAAGGATAGGTTTTGTAAGTTCCAGTTCCTAATCGGAGAGTCGCTTTTGCGTTGGGATTACATAAACTGCGTAGGTATTCTTCCCAAAGCCAAGTTTCCGTAAAACTTTTGGACATTGGGTCTTTGGGATTGTTTAAGTCCAACTTGCAGTTGTTAAGCTGCAATACGGTAGTGGTAAAAGACAGAAGTATAAAGAACTTCCATTTTAAATTTCTAAGTTGTTTCATTGCCAAACTAAATTTCCCATCAGTCGGGAACGTTTTCTGTTTTTTTGGTCATTTCACAGGAAGTCGCAAATTTCTCAAGCCCTTTGTCGAAATCCCTAAAAAAACCTATCCTTTTCGGAAACGTTTTCCTGAATTGTTCTTTTGGTATTGGATGTATTTGCAAAAATTAGAATATTCTATTGTTTTTATATATTGAATATGAAGTTTTTTCGAGAAAAGCTTTTGGTATTAGTCCTTGTTGTCTGTAGCGAAATGCCGCATGGATCCAGGTTGTTTTCGTTGGAAGTTTGGTCGAGAATTCTAAACCACCATTTGTTGCCGGAAAATGACAGAAGTTTTTTACAGATACTGTTCTCCCGTTACCAGTATCTTGAATATTGAAACCTACCAAACCGCTAAAACTGGTGCAAACCTCTTTTTTCGACCGTTTTTAACGTAAATTTTAAACTTTTTGAACAAGCTAATGAAAATTAGCTGTCTGCGAACATAAAAAAATTAATACATTAAAATCTGTTAATGTATCTCTAAACTTCTAGGTTAATTTTTTAATGCGAATTCCAAAACAAATTTACCATCTTTCTTTTCTCTTTCTATTCACTAACAATTGTCTTCTTTTTTTTCCCAACGGAAATAACCAAACAGACTTTAGTTTATTTGCCTTTCTATTTGGCTTGGTCGGTGGATCTCCCACTTCTTCCCAAAATTTAACACCAGGTGCAACAATTGATCTGTCAGGTGATGGAAAAAAAGACGGAACCTTAGTGGATTCTGATGGAGATGGTGTATCCGATGGAATCAATCTAACCGGTGGAACCACTCCGAACCTAATCCTCATCGATACCAATGGAGATGGGATTCCCGATGCTGTCGATAGCAACGGGGATGGATTACCAGATTATTATATTAGCCCAAACCCTCCCGGTTTTCTTACCACTGGCCCTGGAGGAACAGGAAATCCTGTTGTCATCATTGTGGATGGAAGTGGAAATCCGATTGGTTTTGATACCGATGGGGATGGAACTCCTAATGATACCGCTATCGTTACTATCCTCGGTGATACAACATCTCCGACTATCACCAGTTCCTTGTTAACTGGAACGTTCTCCACAACACAAACGACAACTCTCACTTGTTCAGATAACAAAGCACCAGGGTCGATTGTTTATACCTTAGATGCATCGACTCCTAGTTTTTCACCAAAACATGGGACTATCATTGTTTCTTCTTCAAAAGCTATTTCTTTATCTTCAGAAGGAACCCATACCCTTCAAGCTATCTGTCGTGACTTAGCAGGAAATGTTTCTACACCCATTAGCATCGTTTATACGATCGATACTAAAATTCCGGCACTGACCCTTGTCAGTCAATCGGCAACAGCCATCAGTGCATCCGCAGGAGCCATTAGCAGTTCCACAGCCACTTGGAGATCAGATCGCTCTGGATCTTTTACAGTGAGAGAAGGTAGTTCCTGTGATTCAGGTACCATTGCCACAACAGGTTCTGTCACGGCAAACGTAGACCAAGGGTTTGTTCGTTCTCATACACATTTTACAGGGGAAGGTACAAAGACATATCGTATTTGCGTAACTGGATCCAATGGATTGATTGGATTTGTTTCTGTGAGTTTGCAAAGAGATGATACTGCACCGGTTGTGACCGCTGATCCTGGAGCAGGAAACTATGGTGTAGCAACCTCTGTTTCTCTTTCTTGTTCTGATACCGGTGGTGCTGGTTGTGATCAGATCGCCTATGCGGTACAAGCTGGTTCTGCACCTTCAAACCCTGCTATCCAGGGAACGACAGGAACCGTTAGTAGTGGGACTTTATACACAAGTGCCATTTCTATGACTGATGGCGCCGTCACCTATACGAAGTTTGTGGCTCGTGACAAAGCGGGCAATGTTTCTGGTGTGAATACGGCAAATTATACTGTGGACACTCAAGTGGCCACCATCACGGTGAATTCTCATACAGCTGCAATAAATGGTTCATCAAACGTATCCATTAGTTGGCAAAGTAGCAAGGCTGGTTCCTACCAAATCCGTTTGGGTGGATCTAGTTGTGCCAATGGAACCGCTCTTACCAATACAGGCAACAATGCCAATGTTTCGGGAAATGCTGCTACAACAACAGACATCACTTCCACGATCGCCAACTCCTATTTTACTGAAGGAGATAATACCATCCGCATTTGTGTCGCAAATTTAATTGGTGGTTTTGGATCTACAACCCGAAATTCG
This genomic stretch from Leptospira meyeri harbors:
- a CDS encoding NAD(P)H-binding protein codes for the protein MKVFVYGGSGLVGGHLVAELQKQGHEVWAGSRKPEAQKNSANLHWVFADSSNLTKGLEVLEQVDAAYFLSPPGQTNQFEILSPWIEKAKQVRLKKLVLMTAMGVDHAPPEAPFRKTEILLEGAGIPWNIIRPNWFMQNFHTFWIAGIKQDQKIYFPGGNAKTSFIDARDIASVAAVLLTTTKYDNQAFTLTGPESIDHNEVAKHLTSVSGKNIEYVDVDPKVFESSLVSAGLSKDYAAFLVMIAGALKEGFSAPILDTVKTLTGKNPISFAEYAKDFASSWK
- a CDS encoding AraC family transcriptional regulator; protein product: MDLLSDILSSAGWTNDLLSKGQIYQSFGFHFPCEKSGGFHVVTQGSCYARMGNTMIPLHKGDLIFITRGTNHELLSDPKAKVVTIERFLGEKKTQIKNEKPVTTFVSVRYEVPPGPVHPLFLELPEYIHIPYETIQAHHALGDIIQILSRELELNLGTDLIVQRLTDILLYYLLRMWLNNHVNSQVGWIKAFHDTLVLYALEKLHNGYSKEWTIESLAKETGVSRANLANRFRDVLGIPPMEYLTKLRMEKAKELFQKGNIGLEEVAQNVGYASAFSFSKAYKRIYGNSPSREWKRVV
- a CDS encoding RNA polymerase sigma factor, producing the protein MIDDPHLLLLESSLAGKTKALEELIQIFQPKLFSLALKFLWNPEDAEDATQEILVKVITNLSSFRKESKLSTWIYQIASNHLINVQKSKMERRKIHLRAIREELHRTQKSYYSPSEFPTITLEEESSPNVSELVLHVQVACTYSMLQGLSRPYRMAYLLGEVFQTSSEEGASVMGIRPEAFRQKLSRSRKQMETFLGKECGLTKAENPCHCPNRIGYATRAGRIKSYLKLSEQMKLDGRWKETKPMMVNTSKIRKAAEVFRNHPEFLPKKNQLENIKSLLNNSFPLTAR
- a CDS encoding DUF1304 domain-containing protein gives rise to the protein MKLTSFILTAFVAVEHVFILVLEMFLWKTDLGMKIFQLTPETAEITAKLAKNQGLYNGFLAAGLFWALFFIKDQSQKFQTILFFLICVVVAGIYGSATAKFSILFSQGLPAFLALVLHYLTNKNQ